The following is a genomic window from Nocardioides thalensis.
AGGACGCGCGCGTCGCAGCCGAGCGCGACTTCGGGATCGTGATGCGCTGGATCTACGACATCCCCGGCGAGTTCGGGCTGCCGGCCGCCGAGGAGACGCTGCGCTTCGCGCTCGACCACCCCACCGACGGCCTCGTCGCCTTCGGTCTCGGCGGACCCGAGGTGGGCGTGCCGCGGCCGCAGTTCAAGCCGCACTTCGACGCGGCGCGCGCGGCCGGCCTGCACTCGGTGCCGCACGCCGGCGAGACCACTGGGCCGGACACGATCTGGTCGGCGCTGCGCGACCTCGGGGCGGAGCGCATCGGCCACGGCACCTCGGCCGCCGAGGACCCTGAGCTGCTCGCGCACCTCGCCGAGACGGGCGTCGCACTCGAGGTGTGCCCGTCGTCGAACGTCGCAACGAAGGCGGTCGCGCGCATGGAGGAGCACCCGCTGCCGGTGTTCGTCGAGGCCGGCGTCACCGTGACGATCAACTCCGACGACCCGCCGATGTTCGGGACCACGCTCAACAAGGAGTACGGCGTCGCCGCCGACCTGCTGGGGCTCGACACCGACGGCGTCGCGGAGCTGGCGCGGGCCGGGGTGCGGGCGTCGTGGGCGCCGGAGGACGTGAAGGCGCGGGTGCTCGGGGAGATCGACGCCTACGTGGCGCCCGCCGCTGGTTGAGGTGCGAGGCCGCTCGCGGCCGAGCCTCGAAATCCGTTGGCCGAGCGGACTCATACCCCGCTCGGCCACCCTGTTTGTAACCGCTCGGCGGGGCGCCAACCGGGAGGCGCGCCGTACGGTTGGCGCCGCGGCCTACCGTGCACTCATGGGGAACATCGTCGTCACCGGGGCATCCACCGGCATCGGGCGGGCCACGGTCGCCCGCCTCGTCGATGCCGGGCACACGGTCTTCGCAGGGGTGCGCAAGCAGTCCGACGCGGACGACCTCGCCGCGGAGGTCCGCGGCGTCGTACCGCTGCTGCTCGACGTCACCGACGTCGACCAGGTGGTCGCGGCGCGGGCGACGGTGGACGAGGCGGTCGGGACGGCAGGGCTGCACGGGCTCGTCAACAACGCCGGCATCGCGGTCGGCGGGCCGCTCGAGGGCGTGCCGCTCGACGAGATCCGGCGCCAGCTCGAGGTCAACGTGACCGCCCAGGTCGGCATGACCCAGGCCTTCCTCCCGCTGGTACGGCGCGCCACCGGGCGGGTCGTGTTCACGGGCTCGGCGAGCGGCCGGGCCGGCATCGCCCTGATGGGCCCCTACACGGCGTCGAAGTACGCGATCGAGGGCCTCGCCGAGTCATGGCGGGCCGAGCTCGCGCCGTGGGGGATCAAGGTGGTGGTCGTCGAGCCCGGCCCGATCAAGACGCCGATCTGGGACAAGGCGCACGGCGAGATGGACGCCATCGCCGACTCGCTCTCGCCCGAGGCCCGCGAGCTCTACGCGGATCACCTCGCGAAGATCCCGAAGTTCGTCCGCCGCCAGAAGCTCACCGCGGTCTCTGCCAAGCGGGTGGCGAGGGTGATGGAGAAGGCCCTCTTCAGCCCGCGCCCCCGGGCGCGCTACCTGGTCGGCCCCCAGGCGAACGGGCTCGGCGTGATGGCGCGGGTGTTCCCCGACTCCGCCAAGGCGGCGGTCGTCGGGGTCACGACCGGTGCGCGGATGCCCAAGCGCTGACTCGTCTCTGGCGCCCCCGGCAGGAGTCGAACCCGCAACCAGCTGGGTAGAAACCAGATGCTCTATCCATTGAGCTACGGAGGCAGGCGTTCATTATCGCATCGGCCGGCGGACCGCCTGGTGTCGATGTACGGTCCAGCATGCTCACCCGCCGTCGCCTCGCGGCCTTCGTCGTACTCCTCCTCGTTGGTTCAGGCGTGCTCGTGGGCTCTGCCGCGATCGGCGTCGCAACGAAGGAGCGCAACCCGGCCACCGTGCAGCGCGTGGCCCAGTTCTATCCGGTGGGCCCGAGCGCCGAGTACCACGGTGACTCCGGGTCGCTGGGCGGTCCCGATCCGCTGGTCTGGCGGTCGCCAGGAGAGGGTGATCGGGCCGCCGTGATCGAGGTGTCGTTCCAGTACCGGACCAAGGGTGAGGGGCCGTTCGTGGTCTCCGCCGGCATCGGCTACGAGGACGGCACCGAGAACGGCTACGACGCGGTCGTGCGCCCCGGTGAGCTGAGGCTGGCGCCCGCGCCCGACGGTGCCTCGGCGACGGTCCGCTTCTTCGCGCCCTCGGTTGCCGGCGATCGGACGCACGAGACCCATGTCGGTGTCAACTCGGTCTTCCCGGGCCGCGGCACGAATCTCGTGGCCACGCGCAAGATGCTGGTCACCATCGAACTGACCCCGTAGGGCGCGCCTGGCCTGGCCCCGCGGGGGCGCACCTGTGGATAGCGGTCACGCGTCGTGAGTGAAGCGCTCACGATGAGGGCATGGATCCGCAGATCTCGGAGTTGGCACGGGTGCAGGCCGGCTTGGTGGCGCGCCGCCAGCTCACGGCGCTCGGGTTCGATTGGGACCGGGTTGCTCGGCAGGTCAGGGCGGAGCGCTGGGCCGAGCGGACGCCTCGAGTGGTCTCGACGTTCACAGGGGAGCTCAACCGCGTGCAGCGTGCCTGGCTCGGCGTGCTCCATGCGGGTCCCCGAAGCGTGCTGGGCGGGCTGACGGCGGGTGAGCGTCACGGGCTGAAGGGTTGGCAGCGCGACGAGGTCACGGTGCTCGTCGACGACGAGCTCAGTTTCGAGCCCGTGCCCGGCGTCAGGTTCTTCCGGTCACGACGACCGTTCGAGATCCTTCGAGATGCCAAGCCCGGCATCCCGTCGGCCAGCCTCGAGCATGCACTGCTCCTGTGGGCGGGATACGACGCGACGATGCGCGCCGGGTACGGCGTGATCGCGGCCGCCGTACAGCAACGACTGTCGACCGCCGCCCGCTTCCTCGCCGCCGCTGACCAGCTGAAGCCGCTCAGGCGGAGCAGGGACTTCCGTCGACTCCTCGCCGACATCGATGGCGGTGTCCACTCGGGCGCTGAGCGCGATGTGGCCTGGATGTGCCGCGAGTACGAGCTCCCGCCGCCCGTTCGGCAGGTCTCCCGGGTCGATACCGACGGCCGCCGTCGGTGGACCGACTGCGAGTGGACACTGGCGGACGGCTCGACCCTGGTGTTGGAGGTCGATGGCTCGTTCCACATGGAGGTGCTCCAGTGGACGGCCGACCTCCGCCGTGATCGCCGGCTCACCCGGCCCGATCGCACCGTTGTGCGGTGCTCCGCCTACGAGCTGCGCCACGAGCCCGGCGAGGTCGCGCGTGACCTCATCGCTCTCGGTATCCGTCAGGACGGTCTCGCGGCCTGAGCGACGTCGGGTCGTGTGCCCCAGGACTCGCCTGGGCGGGGTGTCGAGCACACGAGTCTCTGCCGGTGGCCCGGATCGGGGGCCTCAGGCACACGACCGAGCCTTGAACGCGGTCTCGGGCACACGACTCCATCGCCGGCGCGGTCTCGGGCACACGACTGCCAATCCCTGCCAAACTGGAACACGTTCTACTAGCCTCCTCGCATGCAACCCCTCCCCGAGATCGGCTGCTACGGCCTCGCCGGCCACACCAGCTCACCGCGTGAGCTCCTCGACG
Proteins encoded in this region:
- a CDS encoding SDR family oxidoreductase, whose amino-acid sequence is MGNIVVTGASTGIGRATVARLVDAGHTVFAGVRKQSDADDLAAEVRGVVPLLLDVTDVDQVVAARATVDEAVGTAGLHGLVNNAGIAVGGPLEGVPLDEIRRQLEVNVTAQVGMTQAFLPLVRRATGRVVFTGSASGRAGIALMGPYTASKYAIEGLAESWRAELAPWGIKVVVVEPGPIKTPIWDKAHGEMDAIADSLSPEARELYADHLAKIPKFVRRQKLTAVSAKRVARVMEKALFSPRPRARYLVGPQANGLGVMARVFPDSAKAAVVGVTTGARMPKR
- a CDS encoding adenosine deaminase is translated as MSAPADLATFIQGLPKAELHVHHVGSASPRMVSELASRHPGTVPSDLDELRKFFEFRDFAHFIEVYLAVVALVKTPEDIRYLTYEIAREQAEAQSVRYVELTCTPYTSVLPHGLPDDPDHRGMAIEAYSEAIEDARVAAERDFGIVMRWIYDIPGEFGLPAAEETLRFALDHPTDGLVAFGLGGPEVGVPRPQFKPHFDAARAAGLHSVPHAGETTGPDTIWSALRDLGAERIGHGTSAAEDPELLAHLAETGVALEVCPSSNVATKAVARMEEHPLPVFVEAGVTVTINSDDPPMFGTTLNKEYGVAADLLGLDTDGVAELARAGVRASWAPEDVKARVLGEIDAYVAPAAG